From Lolium perenne isolate Kyuss_39 chromosome 5, Kyuss_2.0, whole genome shotgun sequence, a single genomic window includes:
- the LOC127298802 gene encoding auxin-responsive protein IAA31 codes for MDYGHVDVENLKATELTLGVPGAEETDKMPTPRAGSKRAHAGDHHEEEPKAALPAAKAQVVGWPPVRSYRKSCFQQQSSSKSKATAPGEVQKQEVPAVSVVAATPPAAVGSGGSLFVKVSMDGAPYLRKIDLKMYKGYRELREALEAMFLGFSNDAASVNPSDFAVTYEDKDGDLMLVGDVPFEMFMSTCKRMRIMKGSEARGLGSSKE; via the exons ATGGACTACGGGCATGTCGACGTGGAGAACCTCAAGGCTACTGAGCTGACTCTCGGCGTTCCGGGCGCCGAGGAGACCGACAAGATGCCGACGCCCAGGGCCGGCAGCAAGCGCGCTCACGCCGGAGACCACCACGAGGAGGAGCCCAAGGCCGCGCTGCCGGCCGCGAAGGCGCAGGTGGTTGGGTGGCCGCCGGTGAGGTCTTACAGGAAGAGCTGCTTCCAGCAGCAGTCGAGCAGCAAGAGCAAGGCGACCGCGCCAGGAGAGGTCCAGAAGCAGGAGGTGCCCGCCGTCTCCGTTGTGGCCGCGACGCCACCTGCCGCGGTAGGCAGCGGAGGTTCACTGTTCGTGAAGGTGAGCATGGACGGAGCCCCCTACCTGAGGAAGATCGACCTCAAGATGTACAAGGGCTACCGGGAGCTCAGGGAGGCCCTGGAGGCCATGTTCCTCGGCTTCTCCAACGACGCCGCCAGCGTGAACCCGTCAGACTTTGCCGTCACCTACGAGGACAAGGACGGCGACCTGATGCTTGTCGGCGATGTGCCATTCGA GATGTTCATGAGCACTTGCAAGAGGATGAGGATCATGAAGGGATCCGAAGCCAGAGGCCTAGGATCATCAAAAGAGTGA